A genomic region of Bubalus kerabau isolate K-KA32 ecotype Philippines breed swamp buffalo chromosome 10, PCC_UOA_SB_1v2, whole genome shotgun sequence contains the following coding sequences:
- the VCPKMT gene encoding protein N-lysine methyltransferase METTL21D isoform X4: MAASLESSGEDPLRNFVRVLEKRDGTVLRLQQYGSGGVGCVVWDAAIVLCKYLETPGFSGDGAHALSRRSVLELGSGTGAVGLMAATLGADVIVTDLEELQDLLKMNINMNKHLVTGSVQAKVLKWGEELEDFPSPPDYILMADCIYYEESLEPLLKTLKDLSGSETCIICCYEQRTMGKNPEIEKKYFEN; the protein is encoded by the exons ATGGCGGCTTCTTTGGAGTCCTCTGGGGAGGATCCACTGCGGAACTTTGTGCGAGTTTTGGAGAAGCGAGATGGCACGGTGTTACGACTGCAGCAGTATGGCTCCGGCGGCGTGGGTTGCGTTGTTTGGGACGCTGCCATTGTCCTTTGTAAATACCTGGAAACGCCCGGATTTTCCGGCGATGGGGCCCACGCGCTGAGCCGGCGGTCGGTGCTAGAGCTGGGCTCAGGCACCGGGGCTGTGGGGCTCATGGCCGCTACCCTCGG GGCAGATGTTATAGTCACCGATCTTGAGGAATTGCAAGACTTGTTGAAGATGAATATAAATATGAACAAGCATCTTGTCACTGGTTCTGTTCAAGCCAAGGTACTGAAATG GGGGGAAGAATTAGAAGACTTTCCTTCTCCGCCAGACTATATACTGATGGCTGACTGCATATACTACGAAGAG TCTTTGGAGCCACTGTTGAAAACCCTAAAAGATCTCAGTGGGTCTGAGACTTGTATTATATGTTGTTATGAACAGCGAACAATGGGAAAAAATCCAGAAAtcgagaaaaaatattttgag aATTAA